The following proteins come from a genomic window of Micromonospora echinofusca:
- a CDS encoding FxsB family cyclophane-forming radical SAM/SPASM peptide maturase — MSADAPTSAAPPHPDHAAAPARVRQLVLKVHSRCNLACDHCYVYRNADQRWRERPRVIAPGTVAQVARRLGEHLARHGPDRVRVVLHGGEPLLAGPATLDRTVRTLRAALPPGAALDVGVQTNGVLLDEEFLALCHRHDIDVGVSLDGDRAANDRHRRYPDGRGSFADVAAALRLLGRPRHRSRWAGLLCTVDLANDPVDVYESLLAFDPPRLDLLLPHGNWSAPPPGRRPGGTDTPYGDWLVAVFDRWYATTPRRTGIRLFESLIALLLGGHSGTRAVGFAEPDVMTIEADGTIEGTDTLKTTDDASMRTGLDVFRHSFDEALRHPSLAGRPTGPAALAAACRACPVLSACGGGLYAHRFRAGAGFAHPSVYCPDLYRLIRHVRRVVAADVDALRRRALAASPDAAAAGRPAPRRR, encoded by the coding sequence GTGTCCGCCGACGCCCCGACGTCGGCCGCCCCACCCCACCCTGACCACGCCGCGGCGCCGGCTCGGGTCCGGCAGCTCGTGCTCAAGGTGCACAGCCGCTGCAACCTGGCGTGCGACCACTGCTACGTCTACCGCAACGCCGACCAGCGGTGGCGGGAGCGGCCCCGGGTGATCGCGCCGGGCACCGTGGCCCAGGTCGCGCGGCGCCTCGGCGAGCACCTGGCGCGGCACGGCCCCGACCGGGTCCGCGTCGTGCTGCACGGCGGCGAGCCGCTGCTGGCCGGCCCGGCGACCCTCGACCGGACCGTACGCACCCTGCGGGCGGCACTGCCCCCGGGCGCGGCGCTCGACGTCGGCGTGCAGACCAACGGCGTGCTGCTCGACGAGGAGTTCCTGGCGCTGTGCCACCGCCACGACATCGACGTCGGGGTGAGCCTCGACGGCGACCGGGCCGCCAACGACCGGCATCGCCGCTACCCCGACGGGCGGGGCAGTTTCGCCGACGTGGCCGCCGCGCTGCGGCTGCTCGGCCGCCCCCGGCACCGGTCGCGCTGGGCGGGGCTGCTCTGCACGGTCGACCTGGCCAACGACCCGGTGGACGTCTACGAGTCGCTGCTCGCGTTCGACCCGCCCCGCCTGGACCTGCTGCTGCCGCACGGCAACTGGAGCGCTCCCCCGCCCGGGCGCCGGCCGGGCGGCACCGACACCCCGTACGGCGACTGGCTGGTGGCCGTCTTCGACCGCTGGTACGCCACGACGCCCCGCCGCACCGGGATCCGGTTGTTCGAGTCGCTGATCGCGCTGCTGCTCGGCGGCCACAGCGGCACCCGGGCGGTGGGCTTCGCCGAGCCGGACGTCATGACGATCGAGGCCGACGGCACCATCGAGGGCACCGACACCCTGAAGACGACCGACGACGCGTCGATGCGTACCGGCCTCGACGTCTTCCGCCACTCCTTCGACGAGGCGCTGCGACACCCGTCGCTGGCCGGCCGGCCGACCGGTCCGGCCGCCCTGGCCGCCGCGTGCCGGGCCTGCCCCGTGCTCAGCGCCTGCGGTGGCGGCCTGTACGCGCACCGCTTCCGCGCCGGCGCCGGGTTCGCGCACCCGTCGGTCTACTGCCCCGACCTCTACCGGCTGATCCGACACGTACGACGGGTGGTGGCCGCGGACGTCGACGCCCTGCGCCGCCGCGCCCTGGCCGCTTCGCCCGACGCCGCCGCCGCCGGGCGGCCCGCCCCGCGGCGGCGGTGA
- the fxsA gene encoding FxSxx-COOH cyclophane-containing RiPP peptide produces the protein MAETELPPPSVDTGAALVRLGDIPLADLLAGAGDGVLAHVLGTLVAGDEPGRQLDVSAFESSF, from the coding sequence GTGGCTGAGACCGAGCTGCCGCCACCGTCGGTCGACACGGGAGCCGCCCTGGTGCGGCTGGGGGACATACCACTGGCCGACCTGCTCGCCGGCGCCGGCGACGGCGTGCTGGCCCACGTCCTCGGCACGCTCGTGGCCGGCGACGAGCCGGGCCGGCAGCTCGACGTGTCGGCGTTCGAGTCGAGCTTCTGA
- a CDS encoding aKG-HExxH-type peptide beta-hydroxylase, with product MVLSPAQLAGLAAGHGDDATLEVLRAGQLGRRRLLTVAAARAGGTGSPAAQCLALLTRAERADPAAVAHVLAHPPVTGWATDALHGRPDAAYLAGLAAAAALRAGLPFTLAVPCPQGALLLPTVGGAVGLGAGTAVVRGTGRRYDAGSAGDGRPPPGLSVHGPAGVVRATDGSGEGHAPARGWLPSRRLTAGRDAPPTGVLVDDQDPHRSRYHRPPTSRLDDATADRLDRLTGQAWRWLTDRLPAHARGLVTLLRTLVPLTPAPSGDPVSATSRAALGAIALSVPADPQTLALLLVHELQHTKLGALLDLLPLHAPGGAARYRAPWRWDPRPVGALLQGAYAHLGVAEVWRCRQHEDVRCAFEYAFWRVQTARAVAQLAGSAELTDDGRAFVAGMAGTLRGWEPAGDARVEAAARDVADGGAVRWALANLVPDDDAVAEVAYAWRRGRRPPPIAAPAVVPAPARPASTGGTGPEAAVRRRLLATTDHGGTDTGPSGAERVDHADRAYAAGDVGGALAGYRRRLAEDPGDVDALVGVALAAGWLGRTAAARVLTTRPDLVRALCHRRPGADPLVVATWLAGGPDEPLPPER from the coding sequence GTGGTGCTCTCCCCCGCCCAGCTCGCCGGCCTCGCCGCGGGGCACGGTGACGACGCCACGCTCGAGGTGCTGCGCGCCGGTCAGCTCGGCCGGCGGCGGCTGCTGACCGTCGCCGCCGCCCGCGCGGGTGGGACCGGTTCGCCGGCCGCGCAGTGCCTGGCCCTGCTCACCCGCGCCGAGCGGGCGGATCCGGCGGCCGTCGCCCACGTCCTCGCCCACCCGCCGGTCACCGGCTGGGCCACGGATGCCCTGCACGGCCGCCCCGACGCGGCCTACCTGGCCGGGCTGGCGGCAGCCGCCGCCCTGCGCGCGGGCCTTCCCTTCACGCTCGCCGTGCCCTGCCCGCAGGGCGCGCTGCTGCTGCCCACGGTGGGCGGCGCGGTCGGGCTCGGCGCCGGCACCGCAGTCGTCCGCGGCACGGGACGGCGCTACGACGCCGGGTCGGCCGGCGACGGTCGACCGCCGCCGGGGTTGTCGGTGCACGGGCCGGCCGGCGTCGTGCGCGCCACCGACGGGTCGGGCGAGGGTCACGCCCCGGCACGCGGGTGGCTGCCGAGCCGCCGGCTCACCGCGGGCCGCGACGCGCCCCCGACCGGGGTGCTCGTCGACGACCAGGATCCGCACCGGAGCCGATACCACCGCCCGCCGACGAGCCGACTGGACGACGCCACGGCGGACCGGCTCGACCGGCTGACCGGGCAGGCGTGGCGCTGGCTGACCGACCGGCTGCCGGCGCACGCCCGGGGGCTGGTCACGCTGCTGCGTACGCTGGTGCCGCTCACGCCGGCGCCGTCCGGGGACCCGGTGAGCGCCACCAGCCGTGCCGCACTGGGTGCCATCGCGCTCTCCGTGCCGGCCGACCCGCAGACGCTCGCGCTGCTGCTGGTGCACGAGTTGCAGCACACCAAGCTGGGCGCGCTGCTGGACCTGCTGCCGCTGCACGCGCCGGGCGGTGCGGCCCGCTACCGGGCGCCGTGGCGGTGGGACCCCCGCCCCGTCGGCGCGCTGTTGCAGGGCGCGTACGCCCACCTCGGGGTGGCCGAGGTGTGGCGCTGCCGGCAGCACGAGGACGTCCGCTGCGCGTTCGAGTACGCGTTCTGGCGGGTGCAGACCGCGCGGGCCGTCGCGCAGCTCGCCGGCAGCGCGGAGCTGACCGACGACGGGCGGGCCTTCGTGGCGGGCATGGCCGGCACCCTGCGCGGCTGGGAGCCCGCCGGCGACGCGCGGGTCGAGGCGGCGGCGCGCGACGTCGCGGACGGCGGGGCGGTGCGCTGGGCGCTGGCCAACCTGGTCCCCGACGACGACGCCGTGGCGGAGGTGGCGTACGCGTGGCGGCGGGGTCGGCGCCCGCCGCCGATCGCCGCACCCGCCGTCGTACCCGCTCCGGCCCGACCCGCGTCGACCGGCGGCACCGGCCCGGAGGCGGCGGTGCGGCGGCGGCTGCTGGCCACGACCGACCACGGCGGTACGGACACCGGTCCCAGTGGGGCGGAACGGGTGGACCACGCCGACCGGGCGTACGCGGCGGGGGACGTGGGCGGCGCCCTGGCCGGGTACCGCCGCCGGCTCGCCGAGGATCCCGGGGACGTCGACGCGCTGGTCGGCGTCGCGCTGGCCGCCGGGTGGCTGGGGCGTACCGCCGCCGCGCGGGTGCTGACCACCCGACCCGACCTGGTCCGGGCGCTGTGCCACCGGCGGCCCGGCGCCGACCCGCTGGTGGTCGCGACCTGGCTGGCCGGCGGCCCCGACGAACCACTGCCACCGGAACGCTGA